The window ATACCTGTTAGAGGTAAGATACTTAACTGCCTTAAAGCTGATTATGATAAAATATTTAAAAGTGATATAATAACAGATTTATTAAAGGTCCTTGGATGCGGTGTTCAAATAGAATCTAAGCACAATAAGGAATTGAATACTTTTGATATGAACAATTTAAATTGGGATAAGATAATAATATGTACCGATGCAGATGTAGATGGATTCCAGATTAGAACGCTTATACTTACAATGCTTTACAGATTGGTACCTATGTTAATAGAACAAGGAAAGGTATATATTGCCGAATCGCCATTGTTTGAAATAAATACATCTAGAAAAACTTATTTTGCTTATAATGAAAAAGAAAAAAATAATATATTATCTAAGATAAAGGGAAAATATACTATACAAAGGTCAAAGGGTCTTGGTGAGAATGAACCTGAGATGATGTGGCAAACTACTATGAATCCTGAAAGTAGAAGACTTATTCAAGTGCTTCCTGAAGATGTTGATAAAACACAATTTGTATTTGATATGTTACTAGGGGACGATATCAAAGAAAGAAAAAGATTCATAGCTGAGAATGGGCATAATTATATCGATGTGACAGATGTTAGTTAAGGGGAGTGAAGATTTATGATTGAAAATATAGACAAACAAAATATTACCAAAACACTGGAAGAAAATTATATGCCGTATGCTATGAGTGTAATAGTATCAAGAGCTATTCCTGAAATAGATGGGTTTAAACCTAGTCATAGAAAGTTATTATATACTATGTATAAAATGGGGCTTTTAAATTCAAATAAAACAAAGTCGGCAAATGTTGTTGGACAAACTATGAAGTTAAATCCTCATGGAGATATGGCTATATATGAGACGTTAGTTAGGCTTACAAGAGGAAATGATTCCCTACTTCATGCATTTATAGATTCTAAAGGAAACTTTGGTAAAAAATATTCTAAGGATATGAGCTTTGCGGCACCTAGATATACAGAGGTAAAATTAGATGATATATGCAAAGAAATTTTTAAGGATATAGATAAAAATACTGTAAAATTTGTAGATAATTATGATGGAACTTTAAAGGAACCCTTACTTTTACCTACAACATATCCTAATGTACTTGTAAATGCAAATCAAGGTATAGCAGTTGGAATGTCTAGTAGTATATGTAGTTTTAACTTGGAAGAAGTATGTACTGCTACTATTAATTATATTAAAGATGAAGATGTGGATATAAGTGATTATATAAAGGCTCCAGACTTCTCAACTGGTGGATATATAATATATTCAAAAGAGCAAATGAGAAAGATATATGAAACAGGAAAAGGGAGCTTTAAGTTAAGAGCTAAGTATAGATATGATAAAAAAAATAATTGTATAGAAATATATGAAATTCCGTATACAACTAATATAGAGACTATAATAGATAAGATAATAGATCTTGTTAAGGATAATAAAATTAAAGAAATATCAGATGTTAGAGATGAAACGGATTTAAGTGGTCTTAAGGTAACTTTGGACTTAAAAAGAAATACTGATGTAGACTTAATTATGCATAAACTTTATAAGATGACTACTCTTGAAGATAGTTTTTCTTGCAATTTTAATATGTTAATAAATGGACAACCACAGGTATTAGGCGTAAAGTCGGTTTTAAGAGAATGGGTTGATTTTAGAGTTAATTGCATAAAAGGATATCTACAATACGATATAGAGAAAAAGACAGATAGATTACATCTTCTTTTAGGTCTTGAAAAGATTCTTCTTGATATAGATAAAGCTATTGATATAATTAGAAATACTAAAGAGGATAAAGAAGTTATACCTAATTTGATGAAAGGTTTTAATATAGATGAAATTCAGGCGGAATATATAGCTGAGATAAAGCTTAGAAATTTAAATAAAGAATATATATTAAAGCAGTTAAATAATATAAAAACTTTACAGTCTGATTTAAAAAATCTTAATGAAACAATTAAAAGTGAGAAAAAAATAAAGAACATAATAATAAAAGAATTAAAAGAGGTTTCTAAAAAATATAAAAAACCTAGAAAAACTGAAATAATAAGTAATGAAGATATAAAAGAGATAAAAGAAGAGCATTTAATAAATGATTATAATGTTAAGTTGTTTTTAACTAATGAAAACTACTTTAAAAAAATATCTCTTGCCTCTCTTAGATCTTTTTCAGAGCAAAAACTTAAAGATGAAGATTTTATGATACAAGAAATAGATGCTAATAATAAGGATGAGATTCTACTGTTTTCAGATAAACAGAATTTATATAAATTAAAAGTTTATGAAGTTGCTGATTGCAAAGCTAGTTCTCTAGGTGAGTATTTAACTAATATATTAAAGTTAAAAGAAGATGAAAATATTATATATATGTGTCTTTCTAATAATTATGAAGGGTATATGCTTTATTGTTTTAAGGATGCAAAGATAGCTAAAACTCATATTGAGAACTATAAAACTAAAACTAATAGAAGAAAGCTTGTGAAGGCTTATTCTGATAAATCAGAACTAGTTCGCATGCTTTATATAAGAAATGATGTGGATTTAGAACTTTATAAAAATAATAAAAAATTCTCTACTATAAATACCAAGGATATAGAGATTCAATCTACTAAAAATTCTAAAGGTATAGAAGTTCTAAAACTTGGA is drawn from Tepidibacter hydrothermalis and contains these coding sequences:
- a CDS encoding DNA gyrase/topoisomerase IV subunit A, whose translation is MIENIDKQNITKTLEENYMPYAMSVIVSRAIPEIDGFKPSHRKLLYTMYKMGLLNSNKTKSANVVGQTMKLNPHGDMAIYETLVRLTRGNDSLLHAFIDSKGNFGKKYSKDMSFAAPRYTEVKLDDICKEIFKDIDKNTVKFVDNYDGTLKEPLLLPTTYPNVLVNANQGIAVGMSSSICSFNLEEVCTATINYIKDEDVDISDYIKAPDFSTGGYIIYSKEQMRKIYETGKGSFKLRAKYRYDKKNNCIEIYEIPYTTNIETIIDKIIDLVKDNKIKEISDVRDETDLSGLKVTLDLKRNTDVDLIMHKLYKMTTLEDSFSCNFNMLINGQPQVLGVKSVLREWVDFRVNCIKGYLQYDIEKKTDRLHLLLGLEKILLDIDKAIDIIRNTKEDKEVIPNLMKGFNIDEIQAEYIAEIKLRNLNKEYILKQLNNIKTLQSDLKNLNETIKSEKKIKNIIIKELKEVSKKYKKPRKTEIISNEDIKEIKEEHLINDYNVKLFLTNENYFKKISLASLRSFSEQKLKDEDFMIQEIDANNKDEILLFSDKQNLYKLKVYEVADCKASSLGEYLTNILKLKEDENIIYMCLSNNYEGYMLYCFKDAKIAKTHIENYKTKTNRRKLVKAYSDKSELVRMLYIRNDVDLELYKNNKKFSTINTKDIEIQSTKNSKGIEVLKLGKRSHMTDVKILD